The following are encoded in a window of Peromyscus maniculatus bairdii isolate BWxNUB_F1_BW_parent chromosome X, HU_Pman_BW_mat_3.1, whole genome shotgun sequence genomic DNA:
- the LOC102911343 gene encoding uncharacterized protein LOC102911343 isoform X3 gives MEYSSSSDGSFHPFLYCSKFVKENIQTSEKHIQDKNLDHDSESKDMLQCQLVKELISVDHIRSSGSAVSHSYLDQSEGSSSFYIFPLNKSKPQGKSAVNILSGEKKCLHYNIEHTSNSHHRVLYGTGKGEVVLSQPSPLTDYTTDVFINPLAPEAPPLPSDWLIQLTSSKGPSAPRVVSSISSPVTSPILVLETTTATTSDCLKSTSKIDLKMSPEFTSTPESLECFELQPDDLSPQSQDQMIPPHLYASVISWDSVVDVTDHTLAVQPQQYSTYQFIKSFPQSLKSAKSSPVSPSKSRSECRPLPQKQVQNTSGPLSAQLPRSSRVSHHYLSVSASSSPKTQTASNLSLSPKRSVSHLTKLIEAQSRSPMTHLPQSKLSSFTSTKVTTLQSSLSSLKSTPISSRKALAISQHAIVPPYADVKQNPPSILPILSKARKALMEAIRKGIQLHKTRESIPKGETEFPENEADIIRIRRKAMGYNSGKSDSETDWVE, from the coding sequence ATGGAATACTCAAGTTCTTCTGATGGTTCATTCCATCCATTTTTATATTGTTcgaaatttgtaaaagaaaacatacaaacaagtgAGAAACACATACAGGACAAGAATCTAGACCACGACAGTGAATCAAAAGATATGCTACAGTGTCAACTGGTGAAAGAACTTATCTCTGTGGATCACATTCGATCCTCTGGTAGTGCAGTATCTCATTCATATTTAGATCAATCCGAAGGTAGCTCTTCATTCTACATTTTTCCACTGAATAAGAGCAAGCCTCAAGGAAAATCTGCAGTGAACATCTTATCTGGTGAGAAAAAATGTCTACATTACAATATTGAGCATACCAGCAATTCGCATCATCGTGTCCTTTATGGAACTGGTAAGGGGGAAGTGGTGCTTAGCCAGCCATCACCTCTAACTGATTATACAACAGATGTATTTATCAACCCTCTGGCACCAGAAGCACCACCATTACCATCTGATTGGCTGATTCAACTTACCAGTTCTAAAGGACCATCTGCTCCTAGAGTTGTAAGCTCAATAAGCTCACCAGTAACATCTCCAATACTTGTTTTGGAAACTACAACTGCAACAACATCTGATTGCTTAAAATCCACTTCTAAAATAGATCTAAAGATGTCACCTGAATTCACTTCAACACCAGAATCTCTTGAATGTTTTGAACTGCAACCAGATGATCTAAGTCCACAGAGTCAAGATCAGATGATCCCTCCACATTTATATGCATCAGTAATTTCATGGGATTCAGTTGTGGATGTTACTGACCACACTTTAGCTGTACAACCACAACAATATTCCACTTATCAGTTCATAAAGTCTTTTCCACAATCACTGAAATCTGCAAAGTCATCACCAGTATCTCCATCAAAATCAAGATCTGAATGTAGACCACTACCACAAAAACAAGTCCAAAATACATCAGGGCCTTTGAGTGCCCAATTACCAAGATCTTCCAGGGTATCACATCATTATCTTTCAGTATCTGCCTCATCAAGCCCCAAGACACAAACTGCTTCAAATCTGTCACTGTCACCAAAACGTTCGGTGAGCCACTTAACAAAACTTATCGAAGCACAGTCAAGATCACCCATGACGCATTTACCACAATCAAAACTATCATCTTTCACCTCAACAAAAGTTACCACTCTACAATCATCATTGTCTTCTCTGAAATCTACACCCATTTCAAGCCGTAAAGCTCTAGCAATAAGTCAGCATGCAATAGTGCCACCATATGCCGATGTAAAGCAAAATCCTCCATCAATCCTACCTATATTGAGCAAAGCAAGGAAAGCGTTGATGGAAGCAATAAGAAAAGGCATTCAACTACATAAAACTCGGGAAAGTATACCAAAAGGTGAAACCGAGTTTCCTGAAAATGAAGCAGATATCATCCGGATCCGTCGTAAAGCTATGGGGTATAATTCAGGAAAATCAGATAGTGAGACTGACTGGGTTGAATAA
- the LOC102911343 gene encoding uncharacterized protein LOC102911343 isoform X2, giving the protein MVPLYYQSDMEYSSSSDGSFHPFLYCSKFVKENIQTSEKHIQDKNLDHDSESKDMLQCQLVKELISVDHIRSSGSAVSHSYLDQSEGSSSFYIFPLNKSKPQGKSAVNILSGEKKCLHYNIEHTSNSHHRVLYGTGKGEVVLSQPSPLTDYTTDVFINPLAPEAPPLPSDWLIQLTSSKGPSAPRVVSSISSPVTSPILVLETTTATTSDCLKSTSKIDLKMSPEFTSTPESLECFELQPDDLSPQSQDQMIPPHLYASVISWDSVVDVTDHTLAVQPQQYSTYQFIKSFPQSLKSAKSSPVSPSKSRSECRPLPQKQVQNTSGPLSAQLPRSSRVSHHYLSVSASSSPKTQTASNLSLSPKRSVSHLTKLIEAQSRSPMTHLPQSKLSSFTSTKVTTLQSSLSSLKSTPISSRKALAISQHAIVPPYADVKQNPPSILPILSKARKALMEAIRKGIQLHKTRESIPKGETEFPENEADIIRIRRKAMGYNSGKSDSETDWVE; this is encoded by the exons ATGG TGCCTTTGTACTACCAAAGTGATATGGAATACTCAAGTTCTTCTGATGGTTCATTCCATCCATTTTTATATTGTTcgaaatttgtaaaagaaaacatacaaacaagtgAGAAACACATACAGGACAAGAATCTAGACCACGACAGTGAATCAAAAGATATGCTACAGTGTCAACTGGTGAAAGAACTTATCTCTGTGGATCACATTCGATCCTCTGGTAGTGCAGTATCTCATTCATATTTAGATCAATCCGAAGGTAGCTCTTCATTCTACATTTTTCCACTGAATAAGAGCAAGCCTCAAGGAAAATCTGCAGTGAACATCTTATCTGGTGAGAAAAAATGTCTACATTACAATATTGAGCATACCAGCAATTCGCATCATCGTGTCCTTTATGGAACTGGTAAGGGGGAAGTGGTGCTTAGCCAGCCATCACCTCTAACTGATTATACAACAGATGTATTTATCAACCCTCTGGCACCAGAAGCACCACCATTACCATCTGATTGGCTGATTCAACTTACCAGTTCTAAAGGACCATCTGCTCCTAGAGTTGTAAGCTCAATAAGCTCACCAGTAACATCTCCAATACTTGTTTTGGAAACTACAACTGCAACAACATCTGATTGCTTAAAATCCACTTCTAAAATAGATCTAAAGATGTCACCTGAATTCACTTCAACACCAGAATCTCTTGAATGTTTTGAACTGCAACCAGATGATCTAAGTCCACAGAGTCAAGATCAGATGATCCCTCCACATTTATATGCATCAGTAATTTCATGGGATTCAGTTGTGGATGTTACTGACCACACTTTAGCTGTACAACCACAACAATATTCCACTTATCAGTTCATAAAGTCTTTTCCACAATCACTGAAATCTGCAAAGTCATCACCAGTATCTCCATCAAAATCAAGATCTGAATGTAGACCACTACCACAAAAACAAGTCCAAAATACATCAGGGCCTTTGAGTGCCCAATTACCAAGATCTTCCAGGGTATCACATCATTATCTTTCAGTATCTGCCTCATCAAGCCCCAAGACACAAACTGCTTCAAATCTGTCACTGTCACCAAAACGTTCGGTGAGCCACTTAACAAAACTTATCGAAGCACAGTCAAGATCACCCATGACGCATTTACCACAATCAAAACTATCATCTTTCACCTCAACAAAAGTTACCACTCTACAATCATCATTGTCTTCTCTGAAATCTACACCCATTTCAAGCCGTAAAGCTCTAGCAATAAGTCAGCATGCAATAGTGCCACCATATGCCGATGTAAAGCAAAATCCTCCATCAATCCTACCTATATTGAGCAAAGCAAGGAAAGCGTTGATGGAAGCAATAAGAAAAGGCATTCAACTACATAAAACTCGGGAAAGTATACCAAAAGGTGAAACCGAGTTTCCTGAAAATGAAGCAGATATCATCCGGATCCGTCGTAAAGCTATGGGGTATAATTCAGGAAAATCAGATAGTGAGACTGACTGGGTTGAATAA
- the LOC102911343 gene encoding uncharacterized protein LOC102911343 isoform X1 codes for MTCPWGVAEMGALKTQDPYQVRVFQRTLLDCTSPLPDPETNPFTGLPLYYQSDMEYSSSSDGSFHPFLYCSKFVKENIQTSEKHIQDKNLDHDSESKDMLQCQLVKELISVDHIRSSGSAVSHSYLDQSEGSSSFYIFPLNKSKPQGKSAVNILSGEKKCLHYNIEHTSNSHHRVLYGTGKGEVVLSQPSPLTDYTTDVFINPLAPEAPPLPSDWLIQLTSSKGPSAPRVVSSISSPVTSPILVLETTTATTSDCLKSTSKIDLKMSPEFTSTPESLECFELQPDDLSPQSQDQMIPPHLYASVISWDSVVDVTDHTLAVQPQQYSTYQFIKSFPQSLKSAKSSPVSPSKSRSECRPLPQKQVQNTSGPLSAQLPRSSRVSHHYLSVSASSSPKTQTASNLSLSPKRSVSHLTKLIEAQSRSPMTHLPQSKLSSFTSTKVTTLQSSLSSLKSTPISSRKALAISQHAIVPPYADVKQNPPSILPILSKARKALMEAIRKGIQLHKTRESIPKGETEFPENEADIIRIRRKAMGYNSGKSDSETDWVE; via the exons atgacctgcccctggggcgtggccgaGATGGGAGcgcttaagacccaagatccctATCAAgtcagagttttccagagaaccctgctggactgtacctcacctctcccagatcctgaaaccaacccctttactggct TGCCTTTGTACTACCAAAGTGATATGGAATACTCAAGTTCTTCTGATGGTTCATTCCATCCATTTTTATATTGTTcgaaatttgtaaaagaaaacatacaaacaagtgAGAAACACATACAGGACAAGAATCTAGACCACGACAGTGAATCAAAAGATATGCTACAGTGTCAACTGGTGAAAGAACTTATCTCTGTGGATCACATTCGATCCTCTGGTAGTGCAGTATCTCATTCATATTTAGATCAATCCGAAGGTAGCTCTTCATTCTACATTTTTCCACTGAATAAGAGCAAGCCTCAAGGAAAATCTGCAGTGAACATCTTATCTGGTGAGAAAAAATGTCTACATTACAATATTGAGCATACCAGCAATTCGCATCATCGTGTCCTTTATGGAACTGGTAAGGGGGAAGTGGTGCTTAGCCAGCCATCACCTCTAACTGATTATACAACAGATGTATTTATCAACCCTCTGGCACCAGAAGCACCACCATTACCATCTGATTGGCTGATTCAACTTACCAGTTCTAAAGGACCATCTGCTCCTAGAGTTGTAAGCTCAATAAGCTCACCAGTAACATCTCCAATACTTGTTTTGGAAACTACAACTGCAACAACATCTGATTGCTTAAAATCCACTTCTAAAATAGATCTAAAGATGTCACCTGAATTCACTTCAACACCAGAATCTCTTGAATGTTTTGAACTGCAACCAGATGATCTAAGTCCACAGAGTCAAGATCAGATGATCCCTCCACATTTATATGCATCAGTAATTTCATGGGATTCAGTTGTGGATGTTACTGACCACACTTTAGCTGTACAACCACAACAATATTCCACTTATCAGTTCATAAAGTCTTTTCCACAATCACTGAAATCTGCAAAGTCATCACCAGTATCTCCATCAAAATCAAGATCTGAATGTAGACCACTACCACAAAAACAAGTCCAAAATACATCAGGGCCTTTGAGTGCCCAATTACCAAGATCTTCCAGGGTATCACATCATTATCTTTCAGTATCTGCCTCATCAAGCCCCAAGACACAAACTGCTTCAAATCTGTCACTGTCACCAAAACGTTCGGTGAGCCACTTAACAAAACTTATCGAAGCACAGTCAAGATCACCCATGACGCATTTACCACAATCAAAACTATCATCTTTCACCTCAACAAAAGTTACCACTCTACAATCATCATTGTCTTCTCTGAAATCTACACCCATTTCAAGCCGTAAAGCTCTAGCAATAAGTCAGCATGCAATAGTGCCACCATATGCCGATGTAAAGCAAAATCCTCCATCAATCCTACCTATATTGAGCAAAGCAAGGAAAGCGTTGATGGAAGCAATAAGAAAAGGCATTCAACTACATAAAACTCGGGAAAGTATACCAAAAGGTGAAACCGAGTTTCCTGAAAATGAAGCAGATATCATCCGGATCCGTCGTAAAGCTATGGGGTATAATTCAGGAAAATCAGATAGTGAGACTGACTGGGTTGAATAA